TGGACTACGACAAAAAATTCCTGCTCAAGAGCTGGGACAACCTGACCTTCGACGGTTCCTCGATTCGTGGTTTTACAGCCCAGCGAGAGAGCGATCTGCGTCTGGCCCTGGACTGGAGCGCATTTTACTGGACTCCCTCCGATGTCTTCGGCGCAGGCAAAGTGCTCGTCTTCGGCGAAGTCATCGACAAGGGTGGCGCTCCCTACAGTGCAGACATCCGCGGACTCTTGAAGCAGTTCTCGAATAAATTGCACAAAGAGCACGGCTACACCTTGAATGCTGCAAACGAGATCGAAGGCTTCTTATTTGAAGGAGCCGACGCGGAACGTATCTTCCACGATACGGGTGAGTTTAAATACGTCAACACTGGCGGCTACTATCACTCGCTTCCCGGCGATCCCTTACGCACATTTATCGACACCTCGGCCGAGGTACAACGCGCGATGGGCTTTGAAAATGAAAAGGACCATCCCGAGGTTGCACCGTCACAGTTTGAGATCAACTACAGCTACGGAGAGGTCGTCGCAGCAGCCGATCAGATTCAGCTTTACAAGCTGATCTGCCGACAGATTGCGACGCAGATGGGAATGACTGCGAGCTTCCTGCCCAAGCCTGTCGTCGGAGTCAACGGCAGCGGCATGCACACGAACATCTCCATCACCAAAAACAAGAAGAACCTCTTCTGGGATGCGAATGGCGAGGAAAAAATCTCGAAGTTTGCATGGCAATTTGTCGATCGCATTCTCACGCATGGGAATGACATCTGCCTGCTGCTGAATGCGAGCGTCAACTCTTATCGCCGTCTCGATCCACACTTCGAAGCGCCCAACCAGATCAAAGCTTCGGCGACGGATCGCGGCTCCATGGTGCGCATCCCTATCGGCAATGAGAAGAGCGCACGCGTCGAGGTGCGTTCCGTCGGGCCGGATGCGAACCCTTATATGGTGCTGTATTCCATCTTCAAGAGCGGACTCGATGGTGATACCGCGAAGATCAAAAATCTGCGGCAGGCCGAACGCTACCTGCCCGATAACATCTATACCGCGCTCGACGACTTCCGCAGCTCCAAGTGGACGACCGAGTTGCTGGGCGAAGATGTCAAAGCCCGCTACGCGGATCTGAAGCAGGCATCCGCTGACCGATGCCCCCGCCTGCTGGGAACGATCGTGAAGGTGCCCGAGGTGCAGTTTCATCACGATGTCTATAACCAGCTTCTTTGGGGCCAGTTCTAATCGAGGCCGTAACCTGGTTTTATGCTGGTTGCGCAATAGCCGACTCTCCGGGGAGTCGGCTATTCTTTTGCAAATGACGTAAAATAACCAGGAGATTGAAATCAGGTATCTTCGATCTCCAAGGCTTTTGGCAATGTGATTTTGCCAGGATCTGCACTCTTGTAGGAGGCGGAATCCACGGAAGGATTTACCAGAATGCCGCGTATCGTCCGCTGTTCACTGATTCAGGCCGCAAGCACACCTCTTGAACAAAGATCGTTGGCCGAGATCAAACAGGCCATGATCGACAAGCATGTTCCCCTCATTCGGCAGGCCGCCGCTGAAGGCTCGCAGATCGTTTGCCTTCAGGAGCTCTTCTACGGGCCGTACTTCTGCGCAGAGCAATCTATTCGCTGGTACGACATGGCTGAGGCTGTGCCCAATGGCCCAACGGTAAAGCTCATGCAGGATCTGGCGAAGGAGCTACACGTCGCCCTTGTCGTGCCGATCTACGAGATGGAAGGTACCGGCGTGTACTACAACACGGCGGCAGTGATCGACAATCAGGGCAACTATCTCGGAAAGTATCGCAAGTCTCATCTTCCGCATCTCGAACCGGGTTTCTGGGAGAAGTTTTACTTTCGCCCCGGTAATCTCGGATTCCCCGTCTTCGATCTTGGCTTCTGCAAGATCGGCGTCTATCTCTGCTACGACCGCCACTTCCCTGAAGGCGCACGCGCATTGGGCTTAAATGGTGCTGATATCGTCTTCAATCCTTCTGCGACCGTTGCCGGGTTGAGTGAATATCTGTGGAAGCTGGAGCAGCCTGCACATGCGGCGGCCAATGGATACTTCGTTGGCGCTATCAATCGCGTAGGCACAGAGGCTCCATGGAACATCGGCGAGTTCTTCGGGCAAAGCTACTTCTGCGATCCACGCGGCCAGATATTCTCTGAGGCATCACGCAATCAGGATGAGGTGCTTACCGCCGATCTCGATCTGGACAAAGTTGCCGAAGTACGGAAGACATGGCAGTTCTACCGCGATCGCAGACCGGAGATGTATGGCGATCTGGTCAAGCCGTAGCTCGCTTCTCTCTTGTCCTTGAAGACGATTTTGTTTATCCCGAGGTAAGTAATGATGCAGGAGTTACTCCAACAGAAGCCAGAGATCGCAGAGAGGTTCGGGGACCTGCATCCGCCATTCGCGGCGCAAGCTGCAGTGGTTGAGTCGAACCGCTGCCTGAATTGTTTTGACGCTCCCTGTACCAGCGCCTGCCCAACCCATATCGATGTGCCAAAGTTTATTAAGAAGATCGCCAGCGGCAATCTCCACAGCGCAGCGCTTGGCATTCTCGATGCAAATGTTCTTGGAGCGAGTTGCGCTCGTGTGTGCCCAGTTGAAGTTCTCTGCGAAGGAGCCTGCGTTATGCATGGCTTCAACGAACAGCCGATTGAGATTGGACGGCTCCAGCGATTTGCCATGGATCATTTCCATGCGCAGGGAGGCAGGCTGCCGCGAAAGTCGGATGAGAAGCGGCCTGAGAAGATTGCCTGCATTGGCGCTGGCCCTGCGTCCTTGGCCGCAGCAGCAGAGCTGCGGCAGCAAGGTTTTCAGGTAACCATCTTCGACAAGCGATCTCTGCCCGGCGGTCTGAATACCTATGGAATCGCGGAATACAAGCTGCCACTTACAGATAGCCTTCGCGAGATTGAGCTGATCAAAGACTTAGGCGTCCAGTTCCGATTGGGTGTCGAGATTTGTGGCGAAAACTCACTCGCTGAACTCGAAGCTGAGTTCGACGTCATCTTCATCGGCGCAGGTCTTGGAGCAATGCATCGGTTGGCGATTCCGGGCGAATCTCATTCTGGAGTCATCGACGCTCTGCAATTTATCGAAGACTACAAGACGGGAAAGACCACTCAGATCGCGGGCGATGTAATTGTCGTGGGAGCGGGCAATACTGCTATCGATGCAGCCAATGCGGCAAAGCGGCTTGGAGCACGAAGTGTTTCGATTCTATATCGACGCACCAGAGAACATATCTCAGCATTTGACTTTGAATATCGACAAGCCTTGCAGGAAGGTGTTCGCTTTCTCTGGTTGACGCAACTGATGGCGATTCACTCCTCTGCTATCGGCATTACATCCGTCGAATGTCTGTGCACGGAGATTGATTCCGATGGATCACTTAAACCCATCGACGATTCAACCTTCCATCTGGAATGCAACCTGGTGATTCCTGCGATTGGCCAGTCACCTCTGCTTGAGCTTCTGACTCAATGCCGCGATGTGCAGCTGGAACAAGGGCGAGTCGTAGTCGATCGCGCAACGGGTCAGACATCGAATCCGAAGTATTTTGCTGGTGGCGATTGTGTCAATGGCGGACGCGAAGTGGTAGACGCGGTGGCAGACGGCAAGCGCGCAGGTATCGCTATCGCTCGTCTTCTGGAGGTGGCATATGTCTAAGTACAGCGTGAAACCAAATCTCTCTGTAAACTTTGCCGGCATCGAGTCACCGAATCCGTTCTGGCTGGCTTCCGCACCGCCGACCAATACCGGCGAACAGATTATGCGGGCGTTCGATGCTGGATGGGGCGGCGCCGTGTGGAAGACGATGGGTGCGCAGGTGACGAATACTTCTTCGCGCTATTCGTCGATCAACTGGAATGGGCGCCGAATGATGGGCTTCAGCAACATTGAGCTGATCAGCGACCGTCCGCTTGAAGTGAATCTGCGCGAGCTTGCTGAGGTGAAGAAGCGTTATCCGAAGCAGGCGCTCATCGCATCGCTAATGATCGAATCTACGCGCGAGGCTTGGCACAACGTTGTGCAGCAGGCAGAGGATGCTGGCGCCGATGGGCTGGAGTTGAACTTCGGTTGTCCTCATGGCATGAGCGAGCGTGGCATGGGATCGGCGGTCGGTCAGGTGCCGGAATATGCGGAGATGATTACGGCCTGGGTGAAGGAGAAGGCTCGAACTCCGGTCATCGTAAAGCTGACACCGAATATCACCGACATTCGCGAGGTGGCGCGAGCAGCGAAGCGCGGCGGAGCGGATGCGCTTGCCGCTATCAATACCATCAACTCCATCACCAGCATCGATCTCGATACGTTGATGCCGCAGCCGAATGTCGATGGCAGATCTTCGCATGGCGGTTACAGCGGGCCTGCGGTGAAACCTATCGCGCTGAATATGGTGCAGCAGGTGATGAGCGATCCGGAGGCGATGTTGCCGATCTCTGGAATTGGCGGCATCGCTACGTGGAGAGATGCCGCGGAGTTTATTCTGCTCGGTTCAGGCAGCGTGCAGGTTTGTACAGCGGTGATGCAGCAGGGTTATCGCATCGTCGAGGACATGATTGACGGCCTTGAGAACTGGATGTGCGAGAAGGGCTTTCAGTCTATCGAAGACTTTCGCGGACTCAGCCTGCCGAAGGTGACGGAATGGAAGGACCTAAACCTGAACTACAAGGTCGTCGCACACATCGATGAGGCGAAGTGCATTGGCTGCGGCCTTTGCTACACAGCGTGTTGGGACGGAGCGCATCAGTGTATTCACGTCGATCGCGTGAGCGGGCAAATCGATGGGCCAATCGAGCTACATGCGAAACCTGTTGAAGTGGAAGCGGCCAGTCGAAGCAGCATTACAGTCACTCCGATTCCGAAGCTGGATGGCGAGAAGGCGCGTCAAGGTTATACA
This region of Edaphobacter dinghuensis genomic DNA includes:
- a CDS encoding glutamine synthetase family protein — encoded protein: MSTVLRNFLELSYSELEDLNLEAKEQRRNRVDAGVIQEARLKYLTDTPGIKAVTVLFSDLEGRLHMLDYDKKFLLKSWDNLTFDGSSIRGFTAQRESDLRLALDWSAFYWTPSDVFGAGKVLVFGEVIDKGGAPYSADIRGLLKQFSNKLHKEHGYTLNAANEIEGFLFEGADAERIFHDTGEFKYVNTGGYYHSLPGDPLRTFIDTSAEVQRAMGFENEKDHPEVAPSQFEINYSYGEVVAAADQIQLYKLICRQIATQMGMTASFLPKPVVGVNGSGMHTNISITKNKKNLFWDANGEEKISKFAWQFVDRILTHGNDICLLLNASVNSYRRLDPHFEAPNQIKASATDRGSMVRIPIGNEKSARVEVRSVGPDANPYMVLYSIFKSGLDGDTAKIKNLRQAERYLPDNIYTALDDFRSSKWTTELLGEDVKARYADLKQASADRCPRLLGTIVKVPEVQFHHDVYNQLLWGQF
- the preA gene encoding NAD-dependent dihydropyrimidine dehydrogenase subunit PreA codes for the protein MSKYSVKPNLSVNFAGIESPNPFWLASAPPTNTGEQIMRAFDAGWGGAVWKTMGAQVTNTSSRYSSINWNGRRMMGFSNIELISDRPLEVNLRELAEVKKRYPKQALIASLMIESTREAWHNVVQQAEDAGADGLELNFGCPHGMSERGMGSAVGQVPEYAEMITAWVKEKARTPVIVKLTPNITDIREVARAAKRGGADALAAINTINSITSIDLDTLMPQPNVDGRSSHGGYSGPAVKPIALNMVQQVMSDPEAMLPISGIGGIATWRDAAEFILLGSGSVQVCTAVMQQGYRIVEDMIDGLENWMCEKGFQSIEDFRGLSLPKVTEWKDLNLNYKVVAHIDEAKCIGCGLCYTACWDGAHQCIHVDRVSGQIDGPIELHAKPVEVEAASRSSITVTPIPKLDGEKARQGYTTPLARVPRVDETECVGCNLCSLVCPVDACITMVEVKTHLPAETWEERSAACLTGESC
- a CDS encoding nitrilase-related carbon-nitrogen hydrolase, encoding MPRIVRCSLIQAASTPLEQRSLAEIKQAMIDKHVPLIRQAAAEGSQIVCLQELFYGPYFCAEQSIRWYDMAEAVPNGPTVKLMQDLAKELHVALVVPIYEMEGTGVYYNTAAVIDNQGNYLGKYRKSHLPHLEPGFWEKFYFRPGNLGFPVFDLGFCKIGVYLCYDRHFPEGARALGLNGADIVFNPSATVAGLSEYLWKLEQPAHAAANGYFVGAINRVGTEAPWNIGEFFGQSYFCDPRGQIFSEASRNQDEVLTADLDLDKVAEVRKTWQFYRDRRPEMYGDLVKP
- a CDS encoding FAD-dependent oxidoreductase, which encodes MQELLQQKPEIAERFGDLHPPFAAQAAVVESNRCLNCFDAPCTSACPTHIDVPKFIKKIASGNLHSAALGILDANVLGASCARVCPVEVLCEGACVMHGFNEQPIEIGRLQRFAMDHFHAQGGRLPRKSDEKRPEKIACIGAGPASLAAAAELRQQGFQVTIFDKRSLPGGLNTYGIAEYKLPLTDSLREIELIKDLGVQFRLGVEICGENSLAELEAEFDVIFIGAGLGAMHRLAIPGESHSGVIDALQFIEDYKTGKTTQIAGDVIVVGAGNTAIDAANAAKRLGARSVSILYRRTREHISAFDFEYRQALQEGVRFLWLTQLMAIHSSAIGITSVECLCTEIDSDGSLKPIDDSTFHLECNLVIPAIGQSPLLELLTQCRDVQLEQGRVVVDRATGQTSNPKYFAGGDCVNGGREVVDAVADGKRAGIAIARLLEVAYV